In the genome of Halapricum salinum, one region contains:
- a CDS encoding DUF58 domain-containing protein, with product MRATRRLQWLGATSGLLAVLAVLTERPLLLAGGAATAVLVLAVQLRFLGQLRALDDRLAVEVGVGRTNVRTNETAPLTLSIAGAEYPGPLTATVDLPPSVSAEETPIQISLDRAEHDGQTTAELTFPVAGTSTIDGVEIAVEDRYGLFHETVTRGEPTTITVEPTQPRAVHVGQGGERTTSTLGGHRSGQLGQGIDPAELREYVPGDTVRDIDWKATARLGDPHVREYEVETDRRTLLFVDHRHSLGRDSEGETMLAYLREVALALTATARDLDDPLGLYTVGDGGTTAEFAPSTNPRHYERIRSQLLDLGPTSERDASVDVDSLGPAAETDALGPAAATRRAASLDGTSAFEGTLRPYFSSRTEYLTQLTEKPLFRTVKTQRAHLEGSVWSVVLTDDIDRAELRETVDLARRGPGHVLVFVTPRVLFEPGGLSDLESAYERYRDFENFRRDLDRLPGVTAYEVGPADRIDALLATRRRERV from the coding sequence ATGAGAGCGACCCGGCGGCTCCAGTGGCTGGGCGCGACGAGCGGGCTGCTGGCAGTGCTCGCTGTCCTCACCGAGCGCCCGCTCCTGCTGGCCGGAGGGGCCGCGACGGCCGTCCTCGTCCTCGCCGTCCAGCTTCGGTTTCTCGGGCAGTTGCGAGCCCTGGACGACCGGCTAGCCGTCGAGGTCGGCGTCGGCCGGACGAACGTCCGGACGAACGAAACCGCGCCGCTCACGCTGTCGATTGCGGGAGCCGAGTACCCGGGGCCACTCACCGCGACGGTCGACCTCCCGCCGTCGGTCTCGGCCGAGGAGACGCCGATCCAGATCAGTCTCGATCGAGCGGAACACGACGGGCAGACTACAGCCGAACTCACTTTTCCCGTCGCCGGGACGAGCACCATCGACGGCGTCGAGATCGCCGTCGAGGATCGCTACGGCCTGTTTCACGAGACCGTCACGCGGGGCGAGCCGACGACGATCACCGTCGAACCGACCCAACCGCGGGCGGTCCACGTCGGCCAGGGTGGCGAGCGGACGACCTCGACGCTGGGCGGCCATCGCTCGGGCCAGCTCGGCCAGGGGATCGATCCTGCGGAACTCAGAGAGTACGTCCCCGGCGACACCGTCAGGGACATCGACTGGAAAGCGACGGCACGGCTGGGCGATCCCCACGTCCGGGAGTACGAGGTCGAGACCGACCGACGAACGCTGCTGTTCGTCGACCATCGTCACTCACTCGGGCGCGACAGCGAGGGTGAAACGATGCTCGCGTACCTCCGGGAGGTCGCCCTCGCGCTGACCGCGACCGCACGCGATCTCGACGACCCGCTCGGGCTGTACACCGTCGGTGACGGGGGGACGACCGCGGAGTTCGCCCCGAGCACGAACCCGCGCCACTACGAACGGATCCGCTCGCAACTCCTCGATCTCGGTCCGACGAGTGAGCGTGACGCGAGCGTCGACGTGGACAGTCTCGGTCCCGCGGCAGAGACAGACGCCCTCGGTCCCGCGGCGGCGACCCGACGGGCGGCCAGCCTGGACGGCACCTCGGCCTTCGAGGGGACGCTGCGACCGTACTTTTCGTCGCGGACGGAGTATCTGACACAGCTCACCGAGAAGCCGCTCTTCCGAACAGTGAAAACCCAGCGAGCGCACCTTGAGGGAAGCGTCTGGTCGGTCGTCCTCACCGACGACATCGACCGGGCGGAACTGCGAGAGACAGTCGATCTGGCGCGTCGCGGCCCGGGCCACGTCCTCGTGTTCGTGACGCCGCGCGTCCTGTTCGAACCCGGCGGCCTGAGCGACCTCGAATCGGCGTACGAGCGCTATCGCGACTTCGAGAATTTTCGACGCGATCTCGATCGACTGCCCGGCGTCACGGCCTACGAGGTCGGGCCGGCCGACCGGATCGACGCGCTGCTGGCTACTCGACGGAGGGAGCGCGTATGA
- a CDS encoding DUF1616 domain-containing protein, producing MAAGRTLWLLLPRQLRELPADLAAIAVLVVLANLSVFAPVLADTPLRIGLGFAFVLFAPGYTFVAALFPERGEPPESDDDGGIDGIERLALSFGLSIAIVPLIGLVLNFTPWGIRLGPIMVATSGVTLGFIALATVRRWDLPEAERFRVPYRSWLADARAELFEPDSSKDAALNVLLVLSILLAVTTVGYALFVPKEGEAFTELYLLSETDDGELVADDYPTNFTVGEPQPLVVGVGNHEHRSMDYTVIVELQRVEIVDNETQVLESRELDRAQASVDDGETWQEPVEVTPTMSGERLRLAFLLYESPPPGDPAFETAYRRAHLWVNVTGR from the coding sequence ATGGCCGCCGGCCGGACACTCTGGCTGCTCCTCCCGCGACAGCTCCGGGAGTTGCCAGCCGATCTCGCCGCTATCGCGGTACTCGTGGTACTGGCGAATCTCTCGGTGTTCGCCCCAGTCCTCGCAGACACGCCGCTTCGGATCGGCCTCGGGTTCGCGTTCGTCCTGTTCGCTCCTGGATATACGTTCGTGGCGGCGCTGTTTCCCGAGCGTGGTGAACCGCCCGAGAGTGACGACGACGGCGGGATCGACGGGATCGAACGACTGGCGCTTTCGTTCGGGCTGAGTATCGCGATCGTTCCACTGATTGGGTTAGTATTGAACTTCACGCCGTGGGGGATCCGCCTCGGCCCGATCATGGTCGCGACCTCTGGAGTGACGCTCGGGTTCATCGCTCTGGCTACCGTTCGACGCTGGGACTTGCCGGAAGCCGAGCGATTCCGAGTCCCGTATCGGTCGTGGCTCGCAGACGCTCGCGCGGAGTTGTTCGAGCCCGATTCGAGCAAAGACGCCGCGTTGAACGTCCTGCTCGTCCTGAGCATTCTGCTGGCCGTCACCACTGTCGGCTACGCGCTGTTCGTCCCCAAAGAGGGCGAGGCGTTCACTGAACTGTATCTGCTCTCGGAGACCGACGACGGCGAGTTGGTCGCCGACGACTACCCGACGAACTTCACGGTTGGTGAGCCCCAGCCATTGGTCGTCGGGGTCGGCAATCACGAACATCGGTCGATGGACTACACCGTCATCGTCGAACTACAACGTGTGGAAATCGTCGACAACGAGACGCAGGTGCTCGAATCTCGGGAACTCGACCGCGCGCAGGCCAGCGTGGACGATGGCGAGACCTGGCAAGAGCCCGTCGAGGTGACGCCGACGATGTCAGGCGAGCGGCTGCGATTGGCGTTCTTGTTGTACGAGTCGCCGCCTCCTGGCGATCCGGCTTTCGAGACGGCGTATCGGAGGGCGCACCTGTGGGTCAACGTGACTGGCCGCTAG
- a CDS encoding LamG-like jellyroll fold domain-containing protein, giving the protein MDTGREDVESLLDDTPGLADDLEEILAIDADGPWEFDDIPLDSGTFGELVSRGIAVEQDDGYRLADREAVRAALGHETEGDSGDSSAQRTSLLENVEIPISRQTALLLGGVLAFVALVRVAFVYDVVYRETITLMGNDPYKRLFWVEQLQGYPAFDVGALSSIPEGIRMRGDTLMLVTTWWLSELLGGTPDAARLTLAWYPVVAALITAAAVYAIAQKLTDDVRVAVASTLLLAVTPVHAYRTALGFGDHHAFDYIWLALTVLVVIWWEKEYETAESVTLSLGSRRCWAVAVALTVLLTAQTLSWVGSAIVLLPFGLFVAVRGALALYDDRSPLRETAPYLGSLGAAALLVLGIHAGLDWFPLFRAAIPLVVFAFAVAVVAFLEAGRVLSISPRTTLVGGIVSSTVAVLVAVLATPVLDPAIDRAFGLFESRQIAESGGLFSTEGGIFVLPILLFGFMLFLALPFVAMGAWRVAKHRDALWAIPTVYAIYFLGWAIVKIRFAGPLSLFTAVFAGWGLVRAANWVDLARPVDVFDSDHAIDWFERPDGRQLVSLVLLFLLVAGLGMVQTPIKQGQLAVEDSTYETAQWIDEYSEANGMAYPENGVFAEWSDTRIYNYFVSGESLNYGFEQRNYVPFLGSTDAEEWYERLQNQHGFVVFTGARNGTDGATMERRLMATDESTLSGFQHYRLVHTTENGPHRVFELVDGSTIVGVEETAETVTAETSVSVSGQTYTYRQQVSTNPYGLYAVTVPYAGEYAVDDLEVSVSDSNVRSGARALHHDRDGLLHWPFDATDGRVIHDRVGGIQGEGSNLTVTDEGIQGSAIEFDRAERSRLQADVRAPEEFTISTWIKPTALNTTEENDYRNIVRSGEGLFIVLEQNGRVSLKIPWADTPAAIGGDVTVDRWHHVAATYDGREYTLYVNGTQVANGTVQQGSPSWNGRLRVGSGPNPLHIFDGTIDEFRIYDRALGTDAVQSLASRTNSTEERS; this is encoded by the coding sequence ATGGACACGGGCCGCGAAGACGTCGAGTCGTTGCTAGACGACACCCCCGGCCTGGCGGACGACCTCGAAGAGATACTGGCGATCGACGCCGATGGCCCGTGGGAGTTCGACGACATCCCGCTCGATTCGGGAACCTTTGGCGAGCTGGTCTCCCGCGGAATCGCGGTCGAGCAAGACGACGGATATCGACTCGCCGACCGCGAAGCGGTCCGAGCGGCGCTCGGACACGAAACCGAGGGCGACTCGGGGGATTCGTCCGCACAACGGACCTCACTGTTAGAGAACGTTGAGATACCGATCTCGCGCCAGACAGCGCTCCTACTGGGTGGGGTACTCGCGTTCGTCGCGCTCGTCCGCGTCGCGTTCGTCTACGACGTGGTGTACCGCGAGACGATCACGCTCATGGGCAACGACCCGTACAAGCGACTGTTCTGGGTCGAGCAACTACAGGGATACCCAGCCTTCGACGTGGGCGCACTCAGTTCGATCCCGGAAGGAATCAGGATGCGGGGAGACACGCTGATGCTCGTCACCACCTGGTGGCTCTCGGAGTTGCTGGGCGGGACGCCCGACGCGGCACGGCTGACGCTGGCCTGGTATCCGGTGGTGGCCGCGCTGATCACCGCCGCAGCAGTCTACGCCATCGCACAGAAGCTGACCGACGACGTCCGGGTCGCCGTGGCGAGTACGCTGTTGCTCGCCGTGACGCCGGTTCACGCCTACCGGACGGCGCTCGGATTCGGCGATCACCACGCGTTCGACTACATCTGGCTCGCACTGACGGTACTGGTCGTCATCTGGTGGGAGAAAGAGTACGAGACGGCCGAGAGCGTGACACTATCGCTCGGATCGAGACGGTGCTGGGCAGTCGCCGTCGCTCTCACGGTGTTGCTGACAGCCCAGACGTTGAGCTGGGTCGGGTCCGCGATCGTCCTCTTGCCGTTCGGCCTGTTCGTCGCCGTCCGGGGGGCGCTCGCACTGTACGACGACCGCTCGCCACTGAGAGAGACGGCGCCGTACCTCGGGAGTCTCGGGGCGGCAGCACTGCTCGTATTGGGAATCCACGCAGGTCTCGATTGGTTCCCACTCTTCCGTGCAGCGATCCCGCTCGTCGTCTTCGCCTTCGCCGTGGCCGTCGTCGCGTTCCTCGAAGCCGGCCGGGTCCTCTCGATTTCACCCAGAACGACACTGGTAGGAGGGATTGTCTCCTCGACCGTCGCCGTTCTCGTGGCAGTCCTGGCCACGCCGGTCCTGGACCCGGCGATCGATCGCGCCTTCGGCCTGTTCGAGTCGCGCCAGATCGCCGAATCCGGAGGACTGTTCAGCACAGAGGGTGGTATCTTCGTCCTCCCGATACTGTTGTTCGGGTTCATGCTGTTCCTCGCGCTCCCGTTCGTCGCGATGGGGGCATGGCGGGTAGCCAAACATCGAGACGCGCTGTGGGCGATCCCGACCGTCTACGCGATCTACTTCCTCGGGTGGGCGATCGTCAAGATCCGGTTTGCGGGGCCGCTCTCGCTGTTCACGGCCGTCTTCGCCGGCTGGGGTCTCGTCCGGGCCGCAAACTGGGTCGACCTCGCTCGCCCCGTCGACGTCTTCGATAGTGACCACGCAATAGACTGGTTCGAGCGCCCGGACGGCCGTCAGCTCGTCTCGCTCGTGTTGCTGTTTCTCCTCGTCGCTGGCCTGGGAATGGTCCAGACGCCGATCAAACAGGGCCAGTTGGCCGTCGAGGACAGCACCTACGAGACTGCCCAGTGGATCGACGAGTATAGCGAAGCCAACGGAATGGCGTATCCCGAAAACGGCGTCTTCGCGGAGTGGAGTGACACCCGCATCTACAACTACTTCGTCAGCGGGGAGTCGCTCAACTACGGATTCGAACAGCGCAACTACGTGCCATTCCTCGGTTCGACTGACGCCGAGGAGTGGTACGAACGCTTGCAGAATCAGCACGGCTTCGTCGTGTTCACGGGCGCACGAAACGGGACAGATGGGGCCACGATGGAGCGGCGTCTCATGGCCACCGACGAGTCGACCCTCTCCGGCTTCCAGCACTACCGACTCGTCCACACCACAGAGAACGGCCCACACCGTGTCTTCGAACTGGTGGACGGATCGACGATCGTCGGCGTCGAAGAGACAGCCGAGACAGTCACAGCAGAGACGAGCGTCAGCGTCTCGGGACAGACCTACACCTACCGCCAGCAGGTCTCGACGAATCCCTACGGACTCTACGCCGTGACGGTGCCGTACGCCGGGGAGTACGCCGTCGACGATCTGGAGGTCTCCGTCTCCGACTCGAACGTCCGATCCGGCGCTCGAGCGCTCCATCACGACAGAGACGGTCTCCTGCACTGGCCGTTCGACGCGACCGACGGCAGAGTCATCCACGATCGCGTCGGCGGGATCCAGGGCGAGGGCTCGAATCTGACGGTGACAGACGAGGGCATACAAGGCAGCGCGATCGAATTCGACAGGGCCGAACGGAGTCGCCTACAGGCCGACGTACGGGCTCCAGAGGAATTCACTATCAGTACGTGGATCAAACCGACCGCGCTCAATACGACCGAGGAAAACGATTATCGAAACATCGTCCGAAGCGGCGAAGGGTTATTCATCGTCTTAGAACAGAACGGCCGAGTCTCACTCAAGATACCGTGGGCTGACACACCGGCGGCAATCGGTGGAGACGTCACAGTCGACCGATGGCACCACGTCGCCGCAACCTACGACGGCCGCGAGTACACGCTGTACGTGAACGGCACGCAGGTTGCAAACGGCACCGTCCAGCAAGGCTCCCCGTCCTGGAACGGCCGTCTGCGCGTCGGTAGTGGCCCGAATCCACTGCACATCTTCGACGGGACTATCGACGAGTTCCGGATCTACGATCGAGCGCTCGGGACTGACGCTGTCCAGAGTCTCGCATCACGTACGAACTCGACCGAAGAGAGAAGCTAG
- a CDS encoding glycosyltransferase family 2 protein, which translates to MISAVDALFLGSALVVLGWGLERYRRRFIKTDLLISLVIAGGLAAFVTVPNLFYFAGDILNIEQRFVVASLIGNLVLVTLLLYFIGYVRSLKSDVTELNRSLSVDQGPRADGGAEEIFVVIPAYNEGKTIKSVIESLPETVCGYEIHPLVVSDGSADDTADQARYNGATVVEHHVNQGQGGALKTGFEIALDNDAAIVVTMDADGQHPADELHRLVSPIVEDEADYVMGSRYLGVDRSGNGTVRETGIQFFTRMINLLTKSEITDCTNGYRAIRGSRLEELTLTEERFSAPELIIEARKNGLRIREIPVTIEERDGGETKKPQLGYALGLSRTIFATWIR; encoded by the coding sequence ATGATAAGTGCTGTCGACGCCCTCTTCCTCGGCTCTGCCCTCGTGGTGCTCGGCTGGGGACTCGAACGCTATCGACGACGGTTCATCAAGACCGATCTGCTGATCTCGCTGGTCATCGCCGGCGGGCTCGCCGCGTTCGTCACGGTCCCGAACCTGTTCTACTTCGCCGGAGATATTCTGAACATCGAACAGCGGTTCGTCGTCGCGTCGCTGATCGGGAATCTCGTGCTGGTGACGCTGCTCTTGTATTTCATCGGCTACGTTCGCTCGCTCAAGAGTGACGTGACCGAGCTGAACCGCTCGCTATCTGTCGATCAGGGACCGAGGGCCGACGGCGGAGCCGAGGAGATCTTCGTCGTCATCCCGGCGTACAACGAGGGCAAGACGATCAAGTCGGTGATCGAATCGCTTCCCGAAACGGTGTGTGGCTACGAGATCCACCCGCTCGTGGTCTCGGACGGCTCGGCCGACGACACGGCCGATCAGGCGCGGTACAACGGCGCGACGGTCGTCGAACACCACGTCAATCAGGGCCAGGGCGGCGCGCTCAAGACCGGCTTCGAGATCGCGCTGGACAACGACGCCGCGATCGTCGTGACCATGGACGCCGACGGCCAGCACCCCGCCGACGAACTTCATCGACTGGTCAGCCCGATCGTCGAGGACGAAGCCGACTACGTGATGGGCTCGCGCTATCTCGGCGTCGACCGCTCGGGTAACGGCACCGTCCGCGAGACTGGGATCCAGTTCTTCACGCGGATGATCAACCTCCTGACGAAGTCCGAGATCACTGACTGCACGAACGGTTATCGGGCCATCCGCGGTTCCCGACTTGAAGAACTGACGCTGACCGAGGAACGATTCAGCGCCCCCGAGTTGATTATCGAAGCCCGCAAGAACGGCCTCCGGATCAGGGAGATCCCCGTCACGATCGAGGAACGCGACGGCGGCGAGACCAAGAAGCCGCAGCTCGGATACGCGCTGGGTTTGTCGCGGACGATCTTCGCGACGTGGATTCGGTGA
- a CDS encoding glycosyltransferase family 2 protein, producing MIFLTWNPGEKILHSIESVRSQSYDDLEIVVVDNDSTDGTPDRLRSEFPDEDRLRIFENETNLGFANGIEVGMRESDGEYLCCYNHDTTFAEGYFETVADYVSEDAVWTTARENHRVSKSTKCARLNSPYGFSVPYDVDSLSGVAKVNYVPGDGVIIPRTIYEKTLNGIVFEEKFAPRCEDVNLALRLQDAGVDIYAILDTYSIHPDKADFYAPNIENFLTLLGTTRARVRTFRANGRPGRAILAAFSLLTNPVLVYLRPVPRSTAAFRNRAELVSRHD from the coding sequence GTGATCTTTCTCACCTGGAATCCCGGTGAGAAGATTCTCCATTCTATCGAATCCGTTCGATCGCAGTCCTACGATGATCTGGAAATCGTCGTCGTCGACAACGACAGCACAGATGGCACACCTGACCGTCTCCGATCTGAATTCCCAGATGAAGATCGGCTTCGTATCTTCGAGAACGAGACCAACCTTGGGTTCGCGAACGGGATCGAAGTTGGAATGAGAGAGAGTGACGGAGAGTATCTCTGCTGTTACAACCACGACACGACGTTTGCGGAGGGGTATTTCGAAACGGTAGCCGACTACGTGTCTGAAGACGCTGTCTGGACGACAGCGCGTGAGAATCACCGCGTGTCGAAATCGACGAAATGTGCTCGGCTCAACTCACCGTATGGATTTTCGGTGCCGTACGACGTCGACTCCCTGTCAGGAGTTGCGAAGGTAAACTACGTTCCTGGCGACGGTGTGATCATCCCGAGAACAATATACGAGAAGACGCTGAATGGGATCGTCTTCGAGGAGAAATTCGCCCCTCGGTGTGAGGATGTCAACTTGGCCCTTCGATTGCAGGACGCTGGCGTCGATATCTATGCAATACTCGATACGTATTCGATCCACCCGGACAAGGCTGACTTCTATGCGCCGAATATCGAGAACTTCCTGACGCTCCTCGGCACGACACGTGCGAGAGTCCGGACGTTCAGAGCAAACGGGCGTCCCGGCCGTGCAATCTTGGCAGCCTTCAGCCTACTCACCAATCCAGTACTCGTCTATCTACGGCCCGTACCGCGGTCAACGGCCGCGTTCCGTAATCGAGCCGAACTCGTGTCACGTCACGACTGA
- a CDS encoding glycosyltransferase family 4 protein has translation MHDEPGGAIQVAHEITTRLSQRYGDVTLFGHRKIAEKYQNVTLRSTGFLSESQLFGLLWEQSVLPVSAARTDIDVLFCPNANNPIVLPGTPRVICVHDILNYLGHAPWYYTALQRLRVPLSLKTAESVVTVSEFTKQELMDKIGVDGTKIRVVHNAIDDIFFDPEGSKQTAVPDEYLLYVGGTHKRKNIDGVIEAFRTLKRKDKIPHKLLLVGPGPRSTYQGTGIDWESIQNDPDIVTVGYVDQRELKYIYENAETFVFPSYYEGFGLPPLEAMACETPVVASNRAALPEVLGEAAEYVDPDSPSDIANGITTLLDDPELRATRVREGKERAERFRWDRTIDQYQEILEDVAQS, from the coding sequence ATGCACGACGAGCCAGGCGGCGCGATTCAGGTGGCCCACGAGATTACCACACGCCTCTCCCAGAGATACGGCGACGTCACGCTCTTCGGCCACCGAAAGATAGCGGAGAAGTATCAGAACGTAACCCTCCGATCGACAGGGTTTCTATCGGAATCGCAGCTGTTCGGGCTTCTCTGGGAGCAGTCTGTCCTACCAGTGTCGGCCGCTCGCACCGATATTGACGTCTTGTTCTGTCCGAACGCGAACAACCCGATCGTACTCCCTGGCACACCCAGAGTGATCTGTGTCCACGATATTCTGAACTACCTCGGTCACGCGCCGTGGTACTACACTGCCTTGCAGCGTCTGCGCGTTCCGCTGTCGCTCAAGACTGCCGAATCCGTGGTCACCGTTTCGGAGTTTACTAAGCAGGAGCTGATGGACAAGATCGGTGTCGACGGAACGAAAATACGCGTGGTCCACAACGCGATCGACGACATCTTCTTCGACCCAGAGGGCAGCAAGCAGACAGCAGTTCCAGACGAATATCTGCTGTATGTCGGTGGGACACACAAGCGCAAGAACATCGACGGTGTCATCGAGGCGTTCAGGACACTGAAGCGGAAGGACAAGATTCCGCATAAACTCCTCCTCGTCGGCCCCGGGCCACGGTCGACGTATCAGGGCACAGGCATCGACTGGGAGAGTATCCAGAACGACCCGGATATCGTCACCGTCGGCTACGTGGACCAGCGTGAGCTGAAGTACATCTACGAAAACGCCGAGACGTTCGTCTTCCCCTCGTATTATGAGGGGTTCGGACTGCCCCCGCTCGAAGCGATGGCCTGCGAGACACCTGTCGTCGCATCCAATCGCGCTGCACTCCCGGAGGTTCTGGGAGAGGCTGCCGAATACGTCGACCCAGACTCGCCGTCGGATATCGCCAACGGAATCACGACACTACTCGACGATCCTGAACTTCGCGCCACCAGGGTCAGAGAGGGCAAAGAGCGCGCTGAGCGATTCCGCTGGGACAGAACGATCGACCAGTATCAGGAGATCCTAGAGGACGTTGCTCAGTCGTGA
- a CDS encoding glycosyltransferase family 2 protein yields MDSTPRVACVVLNWNSYDDTANCLDSLLDVSYDNLDLILVDNGSTDGSGERLAESFPEVTTILNETNLGFGAGMNIGIERALDRGADYVVITNNDIVVENRELFSRLAGVMERSEEIGMLTPTVMEWPDTETVWFEQGYVDERSGNASHMQSHHSLPNLRFDPEIGDTSPFAEDGLLPNDYVPLCFAVIRAEVFDEIGLLPEDYFMYYEDIEFATKMRNHGYRIATDTESEVYHRVSGSSGGDQSPLAEYYTVRNRLLLVRRGSTYGLPAYLIYAWWVWVKFAYYVITRRWASLKALSLGAYDGLRGQSGQGRYP; encoded by the coding sequence ATGGATTCAACTCCCCGCGTCGCCTGTGTCGTTCTCAACTGGAACTCCTACGACGACACAGCGAACTGTCTCGACTCGCTCCTCGACGTATCCTACGACAACCTTGATCTCATCTTGGTGGACAACGGATCGACAGACGGATCCGGTGAACGACTCGCTGAGTCGTTCCCAGAGGTCACGACCATCCTGAACGAGACAAACCTCGGATTCGGAGCTGGAATGAACATCGGGATCGAACGAGCGCTCGATCGCGGTGCGGACTACGTCGTGATCACGAACAACGATATCGTCGTCGAAAACCGAGAACTATTCTCCCGGTTGGCCGGCGTCATGGAGCGCTCCGAAGAGATCGGGATGCTGACGCCGACGGTGATGGAGTGGCCAGACACAGAAACAGTCTGGTTCGAGCAAGGATACGTCGACGAGCGAAGTGGAAACGCCAGCCACATGCAGTCACACCATTCGCTTCCGAATCTTCGCTTCGACCCGGAGATCGGGGACACGAGTCCGTTTGCTGAGGATGGCTTATTGCCGAACGATTACGTCCCGTTGTGCTTCGCTGTTATCCGCGCAGAGGTTTTCGACGAGATTGGACTCCTTCCCGAGGACTATTTTATGTACTACGAGGACATCGAATTCGCCACGAAGATGCGAAATCACGGCTATCGAATCGCCACAGATACCGAATCAGAGGTCTATCACCGCGTTTCGGGAAGTTCAGGCGGCGACCAATCCCCCCTCGCAGAGTACTACACGGTGCGAAATCGTCTACTGCTCGTCCGACGGGGGTCGACCTACGGCCTTCCGGCATATCTGATCTACGCGTGGTGGGTCTGGGTCAAATTCGCATACTATGTGATTACGCGCCGCTGGGCCTCACTCAAGGCCCTTAGTTTGGGAGCATACGACGGCCTCCGTGGGCAAAGCGGTCAAGGTAGATATCCATAG
- a CDS encoding alkaline phosphatase family protein, with translation MPNLLSHLRRSLSEPHLVPRELNRQYYRLNNNRFNDSGTPVFDLDWDNLVILDACRYDFFVEAETELPGETSSRTSCASTTTEFLRANFADRSLNDSVCVTGNAWYQKLRQELDLDFYAFFDENHESSGPLVNRVREIVPDYPHKRFIVHLLPPHTPYVGPTADRHFPGYDEQHRILTDFRSNDISDDVLHQAYRENIDRVLSHVRELLSILDGKTIVTADHGELLGDRLRPIPIKDYGHYSQLYVKELTEVPLLIHDDNTRREIRAEPPENDRHQMDEGAVEERLRKLGYMDV, from the coding sequence ATGCCTAACCTCCTCTCCCATCTACGCAGATCTCTTTCAGAACCACACTTAGTACCGAGAGAGCTGAACCGACAGTACTACAGACTTAACAACAACCGATTCAACGACAGCGGTACTCCAGTGTTTGATCTCGACTGGGACAACCTCGTCATTCTGGACGCGTGTCGATACGACTTCTTCGTGGAGGCAGAAACTGAACTACCTGGCGAGACTAGTTCGCGAACATCGTGTGCAAGCACGACGACGGAGTTTTTGCGAGCGAACTTTGCTGACCGATCATTGAACGATAGTGTATGCGTGACCGGGAACGCCTGGTATCAAAAGCTTAGACAAGAACTTGATCTCGACTTCTATGCGTTCTTCGACGAGAACCATGAATCGTCGGGGCCACTAGTCAACCGAGTTCGAGAAATCGTTCCAGACTACCCCCACAAACGATTTATCGTCCACCTGCTACCACCACACACTCCATACGTTGGCCCTACTGCTGATCGGCACTTTCCAGGTTACGACGAGCAACACAGGATACTGACTGACTTCCGATCAAACGACATCTCTGACGATGTTCTTCACCAGGCATATAGAGAAAACATCGACCGAGTCTTGAGCCACGTCAGAGAGTTATTATCTATACTCGATGGGAAGACGATCGTCACAGCCGATCACGGGGAACTCCTCGGTGATAGACTACGGCCGATACCAATCAAAGATTACGGCCACTATTCCCAACTATACGTAAAAGAGCTAACCGAGGTCCCTCTACTGATCCACGACGATAATACTCGAAGAGAGATTAGGGCTGAACCACCGGAAAATGATAGACATCAAATGGATGAAGGTGCTGTAGAAGAACGGTTACGGAAACTAGGCTACATGGATGTGTAA